One window from the genome of Myxococcales bacterium encodes:
- a CDS encoding Na/Pi symporter: protein MKNDDLVAVRKRARPNTLAANIVKASLFLMLLYLFLLGIGLLGGSFKMLGKGIAEALLVTTANPFAGLFIGILTTSIVQSSSVTTSITVALVSGGAISIHNAIPIIMGANIGTTVTCLLVSLGHFSRNDEFERAFAGANMHDAFNVLTVLLLFPLQVATGFLEKASSFLAGIFYGSQSQSFNSPLKIAVDPVVHEIHASLMGPLGFSDKAAGILSVIISLLLIFAALTYMVKCMRAITASRLEKSINKVFSANPYVVFMIGAAVTMFVQSSSITTSIMIPIIGAGIISLEQAFPVTVGANIGTTITALMASLAGNQAGLTIAFVHLLFNICGTLIFFVPPWTRKIPITIARALAGFIIKRKKLAIAYLLVVFYALPLVLMFATRSK from the coding sequence ATGAAGAACGACGACCTCGTAGCGGTCAGGAAGAGGGCAAGGCCAAACACCCTCGCGGCGAACATAGTCAAGGCCTCGCTTTTTTTAATGCTCCTCTATCTCTTTCTGCTCGGGATAGGCCTGCTCGGCGGTTCCTTCAAGATGCTGGGAAAGGGAATAGCAGAGGCCTTGCTTGTCACCACGGCCAACCCATTTGCTGGGCTTTTCATAGGAATTCTGACAACATCCATAGTGCAGAGCTCATCGGTTACGACATCCATCACCGTGGCTCTCGTATCAGGCGGAGCGATATCCATACATAATGCGATCCCCATCATCATGGGGGCAAATATCGGAACGACGGTAACCTGCCTGCTCGTTTCGTTGGGCCACTTTTCCAGAAACGACGAATTCGAAAGGGCATTTGCTGGCGCCAATATGCACGATGCCTTCAACGTCCTGACAGTGCTGCTCCTCTTCCCTCTCCAGGTTGCTACCGGATTTCTGGAAAAAGCTTCATCCTTTCTCGCTGGAATATTCTACGGATCGCAGTCGCAGAGCTTCAACAGCCCCCTAAAAATAGCGGTGGACCCCGTGGTTCACGAAATACATGCCTCGTTGATGGGTCCTCTAGGTTTTTCAGATAAAGCCGCCGGAATTTTGAGCGTGATAATATCCCTTCTGCTGATCTTCGCGGCGCTTACATACATGGTAAAATGCATGCGGGCCATCACCGCATCACGCCTGGAAAAGTCCATCAATAAGGTATTTTCTGCCAATCCCTACGTGGTATTCATGATAGGGGCGGCGGTGACGATGTTCGTCCAATCCAGCTCCATAACGACATCTATAATGATCCCGATCATAGGGGCGGGCATCATATCTCTGGAACAGGCCTTCCCGGTTACGGTCGGAGCCAACATAGGCACGACGATCACAGCCCTTATGGCATCGCTGGCCGGAAATCAGGCGGGGCTGACGATAGCCTTCGTACATCTGCTTTTTAACATCTGCGGTACTCTAATCTTCTTTGTCCCCCCGTGGACGCGAAAAATTCCCATAACTATAGCGAGGGCCCTGGCAGGTTTTATCATCAAGAGGAAGAAGCTTGCCATAGCATATCTGCTCGTTGTATTTTACGCACTGCCTTTGGTGCTTATGTTCGCCACCCGCTCTAAATGA
- a CDS encoding 7-carboxy-7-deazaguanine synthase QueE yields MRESNSHTASLVEIFSSLQGEGAYVGRKMTFVRFGSCNLKCRFCDTPQGMCTRDHCLIEKVPGSAKFDKISNPVSAAQLCEMMSRFDDSILSITGGEPLKQAAFLEQWLPSQRPNRTILLETNGVLHEELKILLPNIDIISMDFKLPSSTGEKEFWEEHSIFLQNSVASGKEIYIKIVVTPETTDHDIEKVIRIITSINKYIPTFIQPASPTLRFHKEIQHGRIKSLQRLCSAYLRDVRVQPQMHKHWGIL; encoded by the coding sequence ATGAGGGAGTCTAATTCACATACCGCAAGCTTGGTAGAGATCTTCAGCTCGCTTCAGGGCGAGGGGGCCTACGTAGGCCGGAAGATGACTTTCGTGAGGTTTGGCAGCTGCAACCTTAAATGCAGGTTCTGCGATACACCTCAGGGGATGTGCACCAGGGATCATTGCCTGATTGAAAAGGTTCCCGGCTCAGCCAAGTTCGACAAAATATCCAACCCGGTTTCGGCTGCACAGCTATGCGAAATGATGTCAAGATTCGATGACAGTATCCTGAGCATAACCGGTGGAGAACCTCTGAAACAGGCCGCCTTTCTCGAACAGTGGCTTCCCAGCCAACGCCCAAACAGAACCATTCTTTTGGAGACAAACGGGGTGCTCCATGAGGAACTTAAAATCCTCCTGCCCAATATCGACATAATAAGCATGGATTTCAAACTCCCCTCCTCCACCGGCGAAAAGGAGTTCTGGGAAGAACACTCCATTTTCCTCCAAAATTCCGTCGCCTCCGGAAAAGAGATCTACATAAAGATAGTGGTAACCCCGGAAACAACCGACCACGACATCGAAAAGGTAATCCGAATAATCACCTCTATAAATAAATACATACCGACCTTCATACAGCCTGCTAGTCCAACGCTTCGATTTCACAAGGAAATTCAGCACGGCAGGATAAAATCCCTGCAGAGGCTCTGCAGCGCCTATTTGAGGGATGTCCGCGTCCAGCCCCAAATGCACAAGCATTGGGGCATCCTGTAG
- a CDS encoding DUF366 family protein has product MIKTKWIDRELKYDGLQLCSSFIRNETGIEGDAIVAFIGPADVPIEHMVDLEDVATNAPIFSRSMLHFIVAHSSRDLALAVARQRLLVSIAADELRAMTKGYPIERVGDDIMDGEYKISVSIATLSPSSSLIHFAMNIISVGTPVKTRGLADYSVDPKKIGESILTKYANEIHTMQHAVEKVRFVD; this is encoded by the coding sequence ATGATAAAAACAAAATGGATAGATCGGGAACTGAAATACGACGGGCTTCAGCTATGCTCCTCATTCATAAGAAATGAAACCGGGATAGAGGGGGACGCCATAGTCGCATTCATCGGACCGGCGGATGTGCCCATAGAACATATGGTGGACCTTGAGGATGTCGCCACCAATGCCCCCATCTTTTCCCGCTCCATGCTCCACTTCATAGTTGCACATTCCAGCCGCGATCTGGCACTTGCGGTGGCAAGGCAGCGGCTTCTCGTCTCGATAGCAGCTGATGAGCTTCGCGCAATGACCAAAGGATATCCGATAGAGCGAGTAGGAGATGATATAATGGACGGCGAATACAAAATATCGGTTTCTATAGCAACGCTTTCACCATCCTCATCGTTGATACATTTCGCGATGAACATAATAAGCGTTGGTACTCCCGTAAAGACGCGGGGACTTGCCGATTATTCGGTGGATCCAAAAAAAATCGGAGAATCAATATTGACGAAATATGCCAATGAAATTCACACTATGCAACATGCCGTGGAAAAAGTCCGTTTCGTCGACTAA
- the queC gene encoding 7-cyano-7-deazaguanine synthase QueC produces the protein MQHRSSGNDFVALLSGGLDSYVAVRMAASRMKFNLAITFDYGQRAAKKEIDTAARIASEFNAEHKVIEIGWMRDETRTALVDLHKKIPSTDARRVDAKAAENAAAVWVPNRNGVFISIAAAFSEARGIGSVIAGFNAEEAMTFPDNSEKFIKASNLSLSMSTMSGVKLLSPTSKMTKAEIANEFCNLKLDPEKIWCCYFGKKLLCGRCESCARTIRAFRKTPIWKVIKKRFAER, from the coding sequence ATGCAGCATCGTTCATCAGGGAATGATTTTGTTGCCCTCCTCTCAGGAGGACTCGACAGCTACGTCGCAGTCAGGATGGCAGCATCGAGGATGAAGTTCAACCTCGCCATAACCTTCGACTACGGCCAGCGCGCGGCCAAAAAAGAAATAGATACGGCGGCAAGGATAGCATCGGAATTTAACGCTGAACACAAAGTCATAGAGATCGGATGGATGCGCGACGAGACCAGGACTGCGCTGGTGGATCTGCACAAAAAAATTCCCTCCACCGACGCCAGGCGCGTGGATGCAAAGGCTGCAGAGAACGCCGCCGCAGTATGGGTGCCGAACAGAAATGGCGTTTTTATTTCTATAGCAGCCGCCTTTTCTGAAGCAAGGGGGATAGGATCGGTGATAGCCGGCTTCAACGCGGAGGAAGCCATGACATTTCCCGACAACTCTGAAAAATTCATAAAGGCATCCAATCTCTCCCTGTCGATGTCGACGATGAGCGGAGTAAAGCTTTTGAGCCCTACATCGAAGATGACCAAGGCTGAAATAGCGAACGAATTCTGCAATCTCAAACTCGATCCCGAAAAAATCTGGTGCTGCTACTTTGGAAAGAAGCTCCTCTGCGGACGCTGCGAATCGTGCGCACGAACCATAAGAGCCTTCCGAAAAACTCCAATTTGGAAGGTGATAAAGAAGAGGTTTGCCGAGAGATGA
- a CDS encoding 6-carboxytetrahydropterin synthase: MFEIRVKHKFIARHALTNYRGATEKSHNHEWLCEAFIRSENLDEAGCAVDFIKVDEALSKITSEIEGSDVNAHPFFNGKSPSAENMAFFIFKKLESKIENHGAKLVRVTISEDPDHAASFIRE; this comes from the coding sequence ATGTTCGAGATACGCGTAAAACACAAATTCATAGCGCGCCATGCCCTTACCAACTATAGGGGCGCAACGGAAAAAAGCCACAACCATGAATGGCTCTGCGAGGCATTCATAAGATCAGAGAATCTCGACGAAGCCGGATGTGCTGTCGATTTCATTAAAGTCGACGAAGCACTTTCAAAAATCACTTCAGAGATAGAGGGGTCGGATGTAAACGCACACCCATTTTTTAATGGTAAAAGCCCTTCGGCGGAAAATATGGCGTTTTTCATTTTTAAGAAACTTGAATCGAAAATAGAAAACCACGGCGCAAAACTCGTTCGCGTAACCATTTCAGAGGATCCCGATCATGCAGCATCGTTCATCAGGGAATGA
- the recJ gene encoding single-stranded-DNA-specific exonuclease RecJ translates to MKKKWHIKRPDGEKVSRLASSLGLTNLVSSILVSRGLDSAEEADAFLHPDLASLPDPFLMNGMEEAVSKIASAIKNREKIGVFGDYDVDGVTGAALLTNFLRESGIEALTILPKRNEGYGLLKSHIQKFKEAGTELLITVDNGIRAVEEAELAERLGIDLIITDHHELGESVPKTCATLNPHIDGSGSPFANLCGCGVAFMLLLALRKRMRDHNLFPSEEPNLKKYLDLVAMGTVADVVPLTGTNRTLVKYGLQEITRAPRPGVAALLDISATPRNDISPGSIGFRLAPRLNAAGRIGDAMKALEILTTEDEVEAASLAVELDAANKARQSMEKEILEEIESAINADPEIISGDVAVLHSDRWHVGVIGIIATRIAEKFGVPAFIISTSSEPARGSARSIEGINLVDLLSRCSDDLIGYGGHPMAAGITIKKEEIPKFKNKISEICSEAMLGRRQSEISIDAVADPSEISTRLVEELDLLKPFGCGNPEPVLKLENASIVNRRIVGLNHLKMLLKTPAGNFDSIGFELGERLPQEAKNISLAFVPRLNDWNGSVNLQLKIRDLIVEE, encoded by the coding sequence GTGAAAAAAAAATGGCACATAAAAAGGCCTGACGGGGAGAAGGTCTCAAGGCTTGCGTCGTCGCTCGGCCTGACGAATCTCGTCTCCTCGATACTAGTTTCCCGCGGCCTCGACAGCGCGGAAGAAGCTGATGCCTTTCTCCATCCAGACCTAGCTTCGCTCCCCGACCCATTTCTCATGAACGGCATGGAGGAGGCGGTTTCAAAAATAGCTTCCGCCATCAAAAATAGAGAGAAGATCGGCGTATTCGGAGACTATGACGTAGACGGAGTGACCGGTGCGGCGCTGCTTACAAACTTTCTTCGCGAATCTGGCATCGAGGCGTTGACGATACTGCCGAAACGAAACGAAGGCTACGGCCTGCTCAAATCCCACATTCAAAAGTTTAAGGAAGCCGGCACAGAACTGCTAATAACCGTCGACAACGGAATCAGAGCAGTCGAAGAGGCTGAACTCGCCGAAAGACTTGGCATCGACCTGATAATAACCGACCATCACGAACTTGGCGAATCCGTTCCAAAAACCTGTGCAACTTTAAATCCCCATATAGACGGATCCGGGTCGCCTTTCGCAAATCTCTGCGGATGCGGGGTCGCCTTCATGCTGCTTTTGGCACTTAGAAAGCGCATGAGGGATCACAACCTCTTCCCCTCTGAAGAGCCAAACCTGAAAAAGTATCTCGATCTGGTCGCCATGGGAACGGTGGCAGACGTCGTTCCGCTCACCGGAACGAACAGAACACTTGTGAAGTACGGCCTTCAGGAAATCACGCGCGCGCCGAGGCCGGGGGTCGCAGCCCTTCTTGATATCAGCGCAACTCCGAGAAACGACATAAGCCCGGGGAGCATAGGCTTTCGCCTCGCCCCGCGGCTCAATGCGGCCGGCCGAATCGGCGATGCGATGAAGGCGCTGGAGATTCTCACCACTGAAGACGAGGTTGAAGCCGCATCGCTTGCGGTGGAACTCGATGCCGCCAACAAGGCCAGACAATCGATGGAAAAGGAAATTCTCGAGGAAATTGAATCCGCAATAAACGCCGATCCTGAAATCATATCCGGAGATGTCGCGGTGCTCCATTCGGACAGATGGCATGTCGGCGTCATAGGGATAATAGCCACGAGAATCGCCGAGAAATTCGGCGTTCCAGCCTTCATAATATCTACGTCCTCCGAGCCTGCGCGAGGCTCTGCCAGAAGCATCGAGGGAATAAACCTTGTGGATCTACTCTCAAGGTGCAGCGACGACCTGATTGGATATGGCGGCCATCCGATGGCGGCCGGCATCACAATAAAAAAGGAGGAGATACCCAAGTTCAAAAATAAAATCTCCGAGATATGCTCGGAGGCCATGTTGGGTAGGCGACAGAGCGAGATATCCATCGACGCAGTTGCAGATCCCAGCGAGATAAGCACGAGACTTGTTGAAGAACTCGACCTTTTAAAACCTTTTGGCTGCGGAAACCCGGAGCCGGTTTTAAAGCTGGAAAACGCCAGCATCGTAAACAGAAGAATAGTCGGCTTAAATCACCTGAAGATGCTCCTGAAAACACCGGCTGGCAACTTCGATTCCATAGGTTTCGAACTCGGCGAAAGGCTGCCGCAAGAGGCTAAGAACATATCGCTGGCATTCGTGCCACGGCTCAATGACTGGAACGGTTCGGTCAATCTCCAGCTCAAGATAAGGGATTTAATTGTCGAGGAATGA
- the secF gene encoding protein translocase subunit SecF, which translates to MKKFNFPFVKYRGIFVLISAIAVAASIFVISTKGFNYGIDFQGGAKLEYKFSRHVAEDEVRSALEDLELANLSVVRFGQPSDNMMSIKVELPKEHAQISGIISPALEKTFGEDGVKLEQEGTVGPKVGEELRRRALLTIFFSWALMLIYIGYRFDYMFAPGAVLALMHDVVITLGVFAFLGKDIDLTILAAILTLIGYSINDTIVIFDRIRENKARINATTIYDVVNDSINSTLSRTMITSLTTLMVVVVLLLKGGATLHDFALVLTVGIIVGTYSSVFVASPIYIFFYKNMPKMRKMLSKG; encoded by the coding sequence ATGAAAAAATTCAATTTTCCATTTGTCAAGTATCGTGGCATCTTCGTGCTGATTTCCGCTATCGCAGTTGCAGCATCCATCTTCGTGATATCCACCAAGGGCTTCAACTACGGCATCGATTTTCAGGGGGGCGCCAAACTCGAATATAAATTCAGCAGGCATGTCGCCGAAGACGAAGTCAGAAGCGCGCTGGAAGATTTGGAACTCGCCAATCTATCGGTCGTTAGATTCGGACAACCCTCTGACAACATGATGAGCATCAAGGTCGAGCTGCCCAAAGAACACGCTCAAATCTCGGGGATAATAAGCCCGGCTCTTGAAAAAACATTTGGAGAAGATGGCGTTAAGCTCGAACAGGAAGGGACCGTTGGCCCGAAGGTAGGCGAAGAACTGCGTAGAAGAGCCTTGCTGACGATATTCTTTTCGTGGGCGCTCATGCTCATCTACATCGGCTACAGGTTCGACTACATGTTCGCCCCCGGAGCGGTCCTTGCGCTGATGCACGACGTCGTAATAACCCTTGGAGTCTTTGCGTTTCTGGGGAAGGATATCGACCTCACAATACTAGCAGCCATACTCACGCTGATAGGCTACTCGATCAACGACACTATCGTGATTTTCGACAGGATCAGGGAAAACAAGGCCCGAATAAACGCAACGACAATATACGATGTGGTAAATGACAGCATCAATTCGACGCTATCGCGGACGATGATAACATCCCTGACAACTCTCATGGTCGTTGTGGTCCTATTGCTGAAAGGCGGAGCCACGCTTCATGACTTCGCACTCGTGCTGACGGTCGGAATCATCGTTGGAACCTACTCATCGGTCTTCGTCGCATCTCCCATATACATCTTCTTCTATAAAAACATGCCCAAGATGCGGAAGATGCTATCCAAGGGCTAA
- the secD gene encoding protein translocase subunit SecD, translating to MMPNSWKWKLILLVGLILLSFYMLVPTFFGFAEKKEEAINNMTPLPWYFSIFPDKGINLGLDLRGGTYLEFEIDTSAAIVNQLDAMISDIERFWEKNKISGGKASQDTAKHRIIITGLTNDGASETIRHIRTSLDRMLKRVDASNTYELTFEPTDDFKKNLHSMIAKQSLEKVRNRIDRYGVAEPSIQRVGSNRIAVELPGIKDPDRAIGIIKQAGQLEFKIVNESIPEAKLVQMVADARKSGTLPENYSAETVAAINQSVKSELPADTEIAFELQQDPVTKKVVGATPYLLNRKAEVTGQSLKNAQVNVHDNEPYVSLTFDRYGAELFGEATKNNVGKRMAIMLDGNVMKAPQIREPILGGQAQITLGYGNFSDMQKEAEDLVLILQEGALPARMIEATKTVVGPSLGADSIRSGVIATLIGGTIIALFMIIYYKGSGLIANMALALNLLFILSALALLQATLTLPGIAGMAFTLGMAVDANIIIYERIREEIRDGKTPKGAIESGYSNAMRTIIDSNVTTLMAGIVLYQFGTGPIRGFAITLIIGLAISMYTACICTRMVYDYFVTKRKISSISI from the coding sequence ATGATGCCGAATTCTTGGAAATGGAAACTCATCCTTCTCGTCGGACTCATCCTCCTTTCTTTCTATATGCTCGTTCCGACATTCTTCGGTTTTGCCGAAAAGAAGGAAGAAGCAATAAACAACATGACGCCGCTGCCGTGGTATTTCTCCATATTCCCCGATAAGGGAATAAACCTCGGCCTCGATCTTCGCGGTGGAACCTATCTGGAGTTTGAAATAGATACATCCGCTGCGATCGTGAATCAGCTGGACGCGATGATCTCCGACATCGAGCGTTTCTGGGAAAAGAATAAGATAAGCGGGGGAAAGGCCAGCCAGGATACAGCCAAGCACAGAATCATAATCACCGGACTTACCAATGACGGCGCATCCGAAACTATAAGACACATCAGGACCTCTCTGGATAGAATGCTCAAGCGCGTCGACGCGTCAAACACATACGAGCTGACATTCGAACCTACTGATGATTTCAAAAAGAACCTCCATTCCATGATAGCGAAGCAGTCGCTCGAAAAGGTACGTAACAGGATCGATCGCTATGGCGTCGCCGAACCTTCGATCCAGAGAGTCGGTTCGAATCGCATCGCAGTCGAACTTCCCGGAATCAAGGATCCGGACAGAGCGATCGGCATAATCAAACAGGCCGGCCAGCTAGAATTCAAGATAGTGAATGAATCGATTCCAGAGGCCAAACTCGTTCAGATGGTTGCTGATGCAAGAAAGTCAGGGACGCTTCCGGAGAACTATTCAGCCGAAACTGTCGCCGCGATAAATCAGAGCGTTAAATCCGAGCTTCCAGCCGACACCGAAATCGCCTTTGAACTGCAGCAGGACCCGGTGACCAAAAAAGTCGTGGGGGCCACACCATACCTTCTGAATAGAAAGGCGGAGGTTACCGGCCAATCGCTGAAAAACGCCCAAGTCAATGTTCATGACAATGAGCCTTACGTGAGCCTCACATTCGATCGCTACGGCGCAGAACTTTTTGGCGAAGCTACTAAAAACAACGTAGGGAAGAGAATGGCAATCATGCTTGACGGCAACGTGATGAAGGCCCCCCAGATACGCGAGCCGATCCTGGGCGGACAGGCCCAGATAACTCTTGGATATGGAAACTTCTCCGACATGCAAAAGGAGGCGGAAGATCTCGTGCTGATACTTCAGGAAGGGGCCCTCCCCGCTCGAATGATCGAAGCTACGAAAACCGTCGTGGGCCCAAGCCTCGGGGCGGATTCCATACGTTCGGGGGTGATAGCCACTTTGATCGGCGGCACGATAATCGCCCTCTTCATGATAATCTACTACAAAGGGTCCGGACTCATCGCCAACATGGCGCTTGCGCTGAACCTTCTCTTCATACTATCCGCACTGGCCCTCCTCCAAGCTACGCTGACCCTTCCCGGTATAGCGGGAATGGCGTTCACCCTTGGGATGGCGGTGGATGCCAACATCATCATATATGAAAGAATACGAGAAGAAATAAGAGACGGAAAAACGCCCAAAGGCGCGATTGAATCCGGGTATAGCAACGCGATGAGGACCATCATCGACTCTAACGTAACTACGCTTATGGCTGGCATAGTCCTATACCAGTTCGGCACCGGTCCAATCAGAGGCTTTGCCATAACGCTGATAATAGGGCTCGCGATAAGCATGTATACCGCATGCATCTGCACCAGGATGGTGTATGACTATTTTGTAACCAAGAGGAAGATCTCCTCGATCAGCATCTAA
- the yajC gene encoding preprotein translocase subunit YajC: MLGNIAVAAMTAMAARPAGADGQQGSWITSLMPLAVIFAIFYFLLIRPQQKQQKKHRGMIEALKKGDRIITRGGMHGTIHGIANNIITLEVAPEIRIKFNREAVAGLANAEENNQG, translated from the coding sequence ATGTTAGGCAATATCGCAGTCGCAGCAATGACAGCCATGGCGGCAAGACCGGCGGGAGCGGATGGACAGCAGGGAAGCTGGATCACATCGCTGATGCCGCTCGCCGTAATCTTCGCTATATTCTACTTCCTCCTGATAAGGCCACAGCAAAAGCAGCAGAAAAAACACAGAGGAATGATCGAAGCCCTCAAAAAAGGGGACCGTATAATCACCAGGGGCGGGATGCACGGAACTATTCACGGAATAGCTAATAACATCATCACCCTTGAGGTAGCACCTGAAATAAGAATAAAATTCAACCGCGAGGCAGTCGCAGGGCTTGCGAACGCTGAAGAAAATAACCAGGGCTAA
- the tgt gene encoding tRNA guanosine(34) transglycosylase Tgt encodes MFKFSETKKSAGTKGRTGIFTTSHGSVITPVFMPVGTLGTVKGITPAELEETGAQIVLSNTYHLFLRPGHELIKSLGGLHKFMSWEKPILTDSGGYQIFSLADLRHKFTEEGVTFQSHLDGGARHFLSPELSIEIQEALGSDIMMVLDECTPYPADEKTTRRSMELSLRWAKRSLDTRKSENALFGIVQGGTHPHLRKEYIEKLLEILPSPSSGRGFDGFSIGGLSVGEPIPLMYEMTELCTSLLPDDRPKYLMGVGTPEDLIEGIDRGIDMFDCVMPTRHARNGSIFTSKGNLNIMNACYTSDPTPMEDGCRCYACRNYSRAYLRHLFICKEMLGPRLATLHNLQFYIDLIGQASLALKEDRYPEFKKKFLTNRKELLC; translated from the coding sequence ATGTTCAAATTCAGCGAGACAAAAAAATCGGCGGGAACTAAGGGACGCACTGGAATTTTCACGACATCCCATGGCAGCGTCATCACACCCGTCTTCATGCCGGTCGGTACGCTTGGAACCGTCAAGGGAATAACCCCGGCGGAGCTCGAAGAGACAGGGGCACAGATAGTGCTCTCCAACACCTATCACCTCTTTCTCAGACCGGGACACGAACTCATAAAATCGCTGGGCGGTCTCCACAAATTCATGAGTTGGGAAAAACCGATACTCACTGACAGCGGAGGCTACCAGATATTCTCACTGGCCGATCTGCGCCATAAGTTCACAGAGGAAGGCGTTACTTTCCAAAGCCATTTGGACGGCGGCGCCAGGCATTTTCTCTCGCCGGAGCTTTCAATAGAAATACAGGAGGCGCTCGGCAGCGACATAATGATGGTGCTCGATGAATGTACCCCCTATCCGGCGGATGAAAAAACTACGCGCAGGTCGATGGAACTTTCGCTGCGATGGGCAAAGAGGTCGCTCGACACGCGCAAATCCGAAAACGCCCTCTTCGGAATAGTCCAGGGGGGAACACATCCACACCTGAGAAAAGAATACATCGAAAAATTGCTAGAGATACTCCCATCCCCATCATCGGGTCGCGGCTTCGACGGTTTTTCAATCGGTGGGCTCTCGGTCGGAGAACCAATTCCGCTGATGTATGAAATGACGGAACTTTGCACCTCTCTTTTGCCTGACGACAGACCAAAATATCTGATGGGAGTAGGCACCCCAGAGGATCTCATTGAAGGGATAGACCGCGGAATCGATATGTTCGACTGCGTGATGCCAACAAGGCACGCTAGAAACGGGAGCATCTTCACCTCGAAGGGGAACCTCAACATAATGAACGCCTGCTACACCTCCGACCCCACCCCTATGGAGGATGGCTGCCGCTGCTACGCATGCAGGAACTACAGCCGCGCTTATCTCCGCCACCTCTTCATCTGCAAGGAAATGCTGGGGCCGAGGCTCGCCACACTTCACAATTTACAATTCTATATCGATTTGATAGGTCAGGCCTCCCTCGCGCTCAAAGAGGACAGGTATCCGGAATTCAAAAAGAAATTCCTTACAAACCGAAAGGAGCTACTATGTTAG
- the queA gene encoding tRNA preQ1(34) S-adenosylmethionine ribosyltransferase-isomerase QueA → MNLSDFDYEYPKELIAQHPLAARDESRMMVVHRSDSSFSHSCIKEIASFIEPGDIVVINETKVAPARIFGKRGNGEEAEILLIEQTKTPNLWKALLKRAKKIRPGEKFFFGMQATATARGRDGIYLMLEFKGNSLKLAMEKHGVPPLPPYIERRGFEAYSQEDRERYQTVYARHTGSAAAPTAGLHLTPQIVRSIEDRKASVEKIVLHVGIDTFAPVRAEKLDDHKMHGERVIIQRETSKKIFDAKKLGRRIVAVGTTTTRALESAALRSETGEIAHDQWTTDLFIKPGFEFKVVDAMLTNFHQPKSTLLVMISAFAGREFILSCYEEAIKERYRLFSFGDCMLIL, encoded by the coding sequence ATGAACTTATCAGATTTCGATTACGAATATCCAAAAGAGCTCATCGCGCAGCACCCCCTCGCGGCTCGTGACGAATCGCGAATGATGGTGGTACACCGCAGCGACAGCAGCTTCTCGCATTCGTGTATCAAAGAGATAGCATCGTTCATCGAGCCGGGGGATATCGTCGTGATAAACGAAACAAAGGTCGCTCCAGCTCGCATATTCGGCAAACGCGGCAACGGCGAAGAGGCGGAAATACTTCTCATCGAGCAAACCAAGACGCCAAACCTCTGGAAGGCACTGCTGAAACGCGCAAAAAAAATCCGCCCCGGCGAAAAGTTCTTTTTCGGAATGCAAGCTACGGCGACAGCCAGGGGACGCGACGGCATATATCTCATGCTGGAGTTCAAGGGAAACTCGCTGAAGCTGGCAATGGAAAAACACGGCGTACCACCGCTCCCCCCCTACATCGAGAGAAGGGGATTCGAAGCATATTCACAGGAGGACCGCGAGAGATATCAGACCGTATATGCACGCCATACCGGTTCGGCAGCCGCACCGACGGCTGGGCTTCACCTCACCCCTCAAATAGTCAGATCCATCGAAGATCGCAAAGCATCGGTAGAAAAAATCGTGCTTCACGTAGGAATAGACACCTTCGCTCCGGTGCGCGCCGAAAAACTGGACGACCACAAGATGCACGGCGAAAGGGTCATCATTCAAAGGGAGACGTCCAAAAAAATTTTTGACGCAAAAAAACTCGGGCGACGCATCGTAGCAGTTGGAACGACGACAACCCGCGCGCTTGAATCGGCGGCTCTCAGGTCAGAAACCGGCGAGATCGCACATGACCAGTGGACCACCGACCTCTTCATCAAGCCGGGTTTTGAATTCAAGGTGGTCGATGCGATGCTCACGAACTTCCATCAGCCGAAGTCGACGCTGCTCGTGATGATATCCGCATTCGCAGGGAGGGAGTTCATACTGTCATGCTATGAAGAAGCGATAAAAGAGCGCTACAGGCTCTTTTCCTTCGGGGACTGCATGCTCATCCTCTAG